The following are encoded together in the Vanrija pseudolonga chromosome 7, complete sequence genome:
- the TSSK4 gene encoding Testis-specific serine/threonine-protein kinase 4 — MLQGSQSNQSPSASPAAAFLRSLGGGGSVSGPTPHPRSFSVSSAPDAEHDAGAPATDLRRARSMKTPATRAFDGMAGLSSFTAAGSGLASSPSSETADAVPALPAIARHPLFAHYAQMPAPPSAASLENPFSPISSDGQDEDMPPSPVESALSSGAFSPASAFLSHFSSRSSMAAVEKITPDAQGARVLNYTLGKIIGRGGFSTVRQAIHVETGEIFACKIVKRDDLSDESGSVERFEDEIRIWKSMPGHPALLPLLEMHRTSFATFLVMPYLSGGSLLDVLRLEGGGENTARKWFPGVVAGVAAMHEGFQDFEGSMLHGDLKLDNFIVDQNGAVKLGDFGMAQKIVPGGQPVATIPPSLSPQAHLPGHLQPRPRMSSAPTPMPVPGSQAYHEQHNKHHQHHHHHHHHHHHSHHRHHDEEEELVPHPSQPFPSASLPYAPPELLRAPPSQPTLAQDIWSTGIILHALLVGRLPFVDSFDPRLQMKILRGQFDEPTFVGQEWLEVLHGTMDRNPATRWDIKRVRESDAVVGWREVKTRLKSRSRSRARHRLSGHESGLDLGIRERSNERHQHPDGIPIPMGRRGRSRSRLAADSMGHHRGSSFPRVASAEFYTAEIERPNSLLERPTSLHIVTQPIDHERSRSASRNRAPGTPGSARPVLSLNTDNLLTPHLATKNGTSSPDDKLVSDLEGVQITRGRSTQRGGNGAVGRSPSASSLFVPDLTLVTGRPTNRSPSVGRQPGMEDVRPSRSRTRWSDVAAGSGPPSASLPSSRSGSNQRGSPGWQANTNDSTPTSRPPTLGFELEAVDEEERGRRGRSPATRGRQPQVFARSKSRGPKQPE, encoded by the coding sequence ATGCTGCAGGGCTCCCAGTCAAACCAGTCTCCATCGGCCAGTCCAGCGGCTGCATTCCTAAGatccctcggcggcggcggcagcgtcagCGGTCCCACCCCTCACCCACGCTCCTTTAGCGTTTCCTCTGCGCCTGATGCTGAGCACGAtgcgggcgcgccggcgaccgacctgcgccgcgcgcgcagcatgAAGACGCCCGCCACCCGCGCGTTCGACGGCATGGCCGGCCTGTCCAGCTTCACGGCCGCCGGGTCGggcctcgcgtcgtcgccgtcgtcagaGACCGCTGACGCTGTGCCGGCGCTCCCGGCGATCGCGCGCCACCCCCTCTTTGCGCACTACGCCCAGatgcctgcgccgccgtctgcCGCGTCGCTCGAGAACCCGTTCTCGCCCATTTCGTCGGACGGccaggacgaggacatgCCCCCGAGTCCCGTCGAGAGCGCGCTCTCCTCTGGCGCGTTctcgcccgcgtcggcgttccTCTCGCACTTctcgagcaggagcagcatgGCCGCCGTGGAGAAGATCACGCCAGACGCACAAGGTGCCCGCGTGCTCAACTACACGCTGGGCAAGATTatcggccgcggcgggtTCTCGACCGTGCGCCAGGCGATCCACGTCGAGACGGGCGAGATCTTTGCGTGCAAGATTGTCAAGCGCGACGATCTGAGCGACGAGTCGGGGTCGGTCGAGCGCttcgaggacgagatccGCATCTGGAAGAGCATGCCCGGCCACCCTGCCCTGTTACCGCTTCTCGAAATGCACAGGACGAGCTTtgccaccttcctcgtcatGCCGTACCTGTCGGGAGGGagcctgctcgacgtgctccggctcgagggcggtggcgagaaCACGGCGCGCAAGTGGTTCCCTGGAGTGgtggccggcgtcgccgccatgcACGAGGGCTTCCAGGATTTCGAGGGCAGCATGCTGCACGGCGACCTGAAGCTCGACAACTTCATCGTCGACCAGAACGGCGCGGTCAAGCTCGGGGACTTTGGGATGGCGCAGAAGATCGTTCCCGGCGGCCAGCCTGTGGCGACTATCCCCCCCTCACTCAGCCCACAGGCACACCTCCCGGGTCACTTGcagccgaggccaaggaTGAGTTCGGCACCGACGCCAATGCCGGTACCCGGCTCCCAGGCCTACCACGAGCAGCACAACAAGCATCAccagcatcatcatcaccatcaccaccaccaccatcactcCCACCACAGACACCatgacgaagaggaggagctcgtTCCGCACCCCTCACAGCCCTTCCCGTCAGCGTCGCTCCCGTACGCGCCACCCGAGCTCCTGAGAGCACCACCATCACAGCCTACACTGGCTCAGGATATCTGGTCGACTGGAATCATCCTGCACGCGTTGCTGGTTGGCAGACTCCCCTTTGTCGACTCCTTTGACCCGCGCCTGCAGATGAAGATCCTCAGGGGACAGTTCGACGAGCCGACATTCGTCGGCCAAGAATGGCTCGAAGTCCTCCACGGCACGATGGACCGGAACCCGGCCACTCGGTGGGACATTaagcgcgtgcgcgagtcGGACGCAGTCGTCGGCTGGCGTGAGGTCAAGACGAGGCTCAAGAGCCGCAGCAGGTCACGAGCTCGCCACAGACTCAGCGGGCACGAGTCggggctcgacctcggtaTCAGAGAGAGGTCAAACGAGAGGCACCAGCACCCCGACGGCATCCCCATTCCCATGGGACGGAGAGGAAGGTCACGCTCGCGCCTCGCAGCCGACAGCATgggccaccaccgcggcaGCTCGTTCCCTCGTGTCGCCTCGGCAGAGTTTTACACGGCCGAGATTGAGCGCCCCAACAGTCTTCTCGAACGCCCGACAAGCCTGCACATCGTCACCCAGCCGATTGACCATGAGCGGTCTaggtcggcgagcaggaACCGGGCGCCGGGCACACCAGGGTCTGCCAGGCCGGTGCTGTCTCTCAACACTGACAACCTGTTGACTCCGCACCTGGCGACCAAGAACGGCACGTCGTCTCCCGACGACAAGCTTGTCTCGGACCTCGAAGGCGTGCAGATCACACGCGGGCGATCGACGCAGCGTGGCGGTAACGGCGCTGTCGGccggtcgccgtcggcgtcgtcactCTTCGTCCCCGACTTAACGTTAGTCACTGGGCGTCCGACCAACCGCTCGCCAAGCGTAGGGCGGCAGCCAGGCATGGAAGACgtgcggccgtcgcgctcgcgtacGCGGTGGTCCGACGTcgcggcaggcagcggcccaccctcggcgtccctcccgtcgtcgagaagcGGATCAAACCAGCGCGGTTCGCCCGGCTGGCAAGCCAACACCAACGACTCGACCCCCACCAGCCGCCCACCGACCCTTGgcttcgagctcgaggccgtcgacgaggaggagcgcggtcgtcgtggccgctCACCGGCGACCAGGGGCCGGCAACCGCAAGTGTTTGCGCGGAGCAAGAGCCGTGGGCCTAAACAACCCGAGTAG